A genome region from Novipirellula galeiformis includes the following:
- a CDS encoding serine/threonine protein kinase yields the protein MGNIVPMGSSDSKPMLDFREAAIRSGLITPKKWKRVAQAVSETGGSADDDAMAAELIQSGVISEYQARQLRAGRTKFNLGPYLITDWIGQGGMGQVYKAVHSVMGRQCAVKTLPLEKMTSESRLAFMREIRLQAGLDSPYVVRAYDAGQDGKVDYLVTEYVPGTDLRRLVRSNGPLTMEHAALVISQAAMGLQYAHNLGLVHRDVKPGNILVTPDGQAKVSDIGLAAYSYASNEDDPRAGKIVGTADYLSPEQILNPSQVGPLSDIYSLGCTLYYVVAGKVPFPGGDTRTKCRRHCEQTPWHPRKFSPDLSEDFVDVIADMMEKDPAKRIQSAEEVVERLEPWSNNAMDFVDRPIDRRSWTPPPPPKEPSLSRESGEMSGLSASGTLSQRSGTLNQRSGTLSHGSGTLSQGSGATSQSDGHFSNAAPPPIPHGSTTLANPQQGRNSLMTVLLTLAIAVPISLLVGAILGFLIRERL from the coding sequence ATGGGAAACATCGTTCCAATGGGCAGCAGTGATTCCAAGCCAATGCTCGATTTTCGAGAGGCTGCGATTCGAAGCGGGTTGATCACGCCAAAGAAATGGAAGCGTGTCGCTCAAGCCGTTTCGGAGACCGGTGGCAGCGCGGACGATGACGCCATGGCCGCTGAGTTGATCCAAAGTGGAGTGATCAGCGAATACCAAGCAAGGCAATTGCGTGCCGGTCGCACCAAGTTCAACCTGGGGCCTTATCTGATTACCGATTGGATCGGCCAAGGTGGGATGGGGCAAGTTTACAAAGCGGTGCACAGCGTGATGGGACGCCAGTGTGCGGTGAAGACGTTGCCGTTGGAAAAGATGACCTCCGAGTCGCGTTTGGCCTTCATGCGTGAAATTCGTTTGCAAGCTGGCTTGGACAGTCCCTATGTGGTACGCGCTTATGACGCCGGCCAAGATGGAAAGGTCGATTACTTGGTCACCGAGTACGTACCCGGCACCGACCTGAGACGATTGGTTCGCAGCAACGGACCCTTGACGATGGAGCATGCCGCCTTGGTGATTTCGCAAGCGGCGATGGGGTTACAATACGCTCACAACCTGGGCTTGGTCCATCGCGACGTCAAGCCAGGGAATATTTTGGTGACTCCCGATGGCCAGGCAAAGGTCTCCGACATCGGCTTGGCCGCCTACAGTTACGCGTCCAACGAAGACGATCCGCGGGCGGGTAAAATCGTCGGCACCGCGGACTACTTGTCCCCTGAACAAATTTTGAATCCCTCTCAGGTTGGGCCGTTAAGCGATATCTATTCGCTCGGCTGCACGTTGTACTACGTGGTTGCCGGCAAGGTCCCTTTTCCGGGTGGCGATACACGTACGAAGTGCCGACGCCACTGTGAACAAACGCCTTGGCATCCGCGGAAGTTCTCCCCCGATTTGTCCGAAGACTTCGTCGACGTGATTGCCGATATGATGGAAAAGGATCCTGCAAAACGGATCCAATCGGCCGAGGAAGTCGTTGAGCGACTCGAGCCATGGTCTAACAACGCCATGGACTTTGTCGATCGCCCAATCGATCGACGTTCGTGGACCCCACCTCCGCCTCCCAAAGAACCATCGCTTTCGCGTGAAAGCGGTGAAATGAGTGGCTTGAGCGCCTCGGGCACCTTGAGCCAACGCTCGGGGACCTTAAATCAACGCTCGGGCACTCTGAGCCATGGCTCGGGAACTCTGAGCCAAGGCTCGGGGGCGACCAGCCAATCGGATGGGCACTTTAGCAACGCGGCACCGCCGCCCATACCGCACGGATCGACGACGCTTGCCAATCCTCAGCAAGGCAGAAACTCGCTGATGACGGTACTGTTGACGTTGGCAATCGCGGTGCCGATTAGTCTGCTCGTCGGGGCAATTCTCGGATTCTTGATCCGTGAACGACTCTAG
- a CDS encoding AP2/ERF family transcription factor, translating to MSANRNITRIDRETSGGFLVRLMRKGKKHTKFFADNEYGGKRKALAEAKKFRDDLEGKLKGYTPQQLSKIVRSNNTSGVVGVRLVEEVDARWPSKPTYQYWVAQWSPKKGVRKTQRFSVEKYGNDEAYKLAVKARKKGVASMKP from the coding sequence ATGAGTGCTAATCGAAACATCACACGGATTGACCGTGAAACGTCTGGAGGGTTTCTTGTTCGCTTGATGCGAAAGGGAAAGAAGCACACCAAATTCTTCGCTGACAACGAATATGGCGGAAAACGCAAGGCATTGGCTGAAGCCAAGAAGTTCCGCGATGACTTGGAAGGCAAGCTAAAGGGGTACACACCTCAACAATTGTCCAAAATTGTTCGCTCGAACAACACATCGGGTGTCGTTGGGGTTCGGCTTGTCGAAGAGGTTGATGCGCGTTGGCCCTCCAAACCGACCTACCAATATTGGGTCGCTCAGTGGAGCCCCAAGAAAGGCGTGCGTAAGACGCAACGTTTTTCCGTCGAGAAGTATGGCAACGACGAAGCCTACAAGCTTGCTGTGAAGGCGCGAAAGAAAGGCGTTGCAAGCATGAAGCCATAG
- a CDS encoding type III polyketide synthase, giving the protein MSMKIHGIGTALPSHSVTQEISAEIANEICCETDQQRRLLSTLYRRTGVKSRHSVLLQPEAGQDDSVMTATPSSLERGSSQQSETSPLTESTASSATTVLQQANQTFYWPANDVHDRGPTTAQRLEAYRDHGEGLAIVASTKAFDQCDVRPDEITHLITISCTGFHAPGVDIALIRELGLPASVARTNVGFMGCHGAMNGLRVAKAYADADPQARVLVVALELCSLHQQYGWDPQRIVSNSLFADGAAAVIASGTSERRSPESLTLSSSFSAIIPNSEEMMSWAIGDNGFEMYLSAEVPDIIRRSTRAPLEAWLNQSGLSLAEIQSWAIHPGGPRILDACAESLSLDEADLSASRSVLSRFGNMSSPTVLFVLRELLDQQHKTPTLMLGFGPGLAMEAALFE; this is encoded by the coding sequence ATGAGCATGAAGATTCACGGTATCGGAACGGCCTTACCTAGCCATTCCGTCACCCAAGAGATATCCGCTGAAATCGCCAACGAGATTTGCTGCGAGACCGATCAACAGCGTCGTTTGCTTTCGACGTTGTACCGTCGCACGGGAGTGAAGTCACGGCACAGCGTGCTGTTGCAACCGGAAGCCGGTCAAGACGATTCCGTGATGACGGCAACGCCATCGAGTTTGGAGAGAGGATCTTCGCAGCAATCCGAAACCTCGCCGCTGACCGAATCCACGGCATCCTCCGCAACGACCGTGTTGCAACAAGCGAATCAGACTTTTTATTGGCCAGCAAACGATGTGCATGATCGTGGGCCCACCACCGCCCAGCGACTGGAGGCCTACCGTGATCATGGCGAAGGCCTAGCAATCGTCGCGTCCACCAAGGCGTTTGACCAGTGCGATGTTCGCCCTGATGAAATCACTCACTTGATCACGATTTCCTGTACTGGATTTCACGCTCCCGGCGTCGACATCGCCTTGATCCGTGAGCTGGGGCTACCCGCTTCGGTGGCGCGGACGAATGTGGGATTCATGGGCTGCCACGGAGCGATGAATGGACTTCGCGTCGCCAAGGCTTACGCCGATGCCGACCCGCAGGCTCGCGTTTTGGTGGTTGCGCTTGAGCTTTGCAGTTTACATCAACAATACGGCTGGGATCCTCAACGAATCGTTTCGAATTCGTTATTCGCCGATGGAGCCGCTGCGGTAATCGCATCGGGCACGAGCGAGCGCCGGAGCCCTGAGAGTCTCACGCTTTCGAGCAGTTTTTCGGCAATCATTCCCAATTCGGAGGAGATGATGTCGTGGGCGATTGGGGACAATGGCTTTGAAATGTACTTGTCGGCCGAAGTGCCTGACATCATTCGTCGTTCGACTCGGGCCCCCTTGGAAGCTTGGTTGAATCAATCGGGTTTGTCGCTCGCGGAGATTCAATCATGGGCCATTCATCCCGGGGGTCCCAGGATCCTCGATGCATGTGCGGAGTCCTTGTCCTTGGACGAGGCGGATCTTTCAGCCTCGCGCAGCGTGTTGAGCCGGTTCGGAAATATGTCATCCCCAACGGTTCTTTTTGTGCTTCGCGAATTGCTTGACCAGCAACACAAGACGCCAACATTGATGCTCGGGTTTGGCCCCGGTTTGGCCATGGAAGCGGCGTTATTCGAATAA
- the pilM gene encoding type IV pilus assembly protein PilM encodes MASSSGVWGIEIGQSALKALRCSIVDDQVVADAFDFIEYPKILSQPEAVPEELVADAITQLLERNDGFNEKVVISVPGQTGLAKFFKPPPVELKKVADIVRYEARQQIPFDLADVIWDHQMMPGSVIEEGYALESEVGLFAMKRDQVYKQLQPFVDADIEVDQIQLAPLALYNMIAFDRLHERLANEAFDVDNPPDSLVLLSIGTDSSDLIITNGFRIWQRSMPIGGNHFTRQLTKDLKLTFAKAEHLKRNAREAVDPKLIFQTMRPVFNDLVTEVQRSIGFFRSIDKQANVAGMVVAGNTVKMPGLAAYLSKNLGFEVDTLDRFNRLTGDDVLAIPTFRDNAPTFAVCYGLCLQGLDLAQVHASLVPQEILTERMIRAKKPWTLVAVAALLLGLIGHYFLTEKNWEVTHPDLWDGAESVVQQMSSYSNQHKTEDQKLEAKLTFLNALGKEVSGNAERRLVWLEALRAINGMIPRETFPDGEMPDAKNRKPYEDRTAIHITQVETKYFEDLATWYTEPLKQRYEEEIVNWEAITRRKVSEEMKNAPGPSGPGWVIQLTGFHYYNSPQRKGREGSNHVRNLMTTNFLEKPIVLPDGEGKLISFTPQEFGLSYPLLLNDDKPTTVTIANPAYDAEEVLKAQTAIAERDFPEGKTLSDLEEIVATEPTLQVLRLDFDYQVVWQPNMLTDRIEAKLKAEEEAREAAESEAPAETPADDSVAMGSQ; translated from the coding sequence ATGGCTTCTAGCTCTGGCGTATGGGGAATCGAGATTGGCCAATCGGCGCTCAAAGCGTTGCGTTGTTCGATCGTGGATGATCAGGTGGTCGCCGATGCGTTCGATTTCATTGAATATCCGAAAATCCTGAGCCAACCCGAGGCGGTTCCCGAGGAATTGGTTGCCGACGCAATCACCCAATTGCTCGAACGCAACGATGGTTTCAACGAAAAGGTTGTGATCAGTGTTCCCGGTCAAACCGGTTTGGCAAAGTTTTTCAAACCGCCACCGGTGGAACTGAAGAAAGTTGCGGACATCGTTCGCTACGAAGCGCGCCAACAGATTCCGTTTGATCTGGCCGACGTGATTTGGGACCACCAAATGATGCCGGGCAGCGTGATCGAGGAAGGTTACGCGTTGGAGAGCGAAGTGGGGCTGTTCGCGATGAAACGCGACCAGGTCTACAAGCAGCTACAACCGTTCGTCGATGCCGATATTGAAGTGGACCAAATTCAACTGGCTCCGCTTGCGCTCTACAACATGATTGCGTTTGACCGGCTGCATGAACGCTTGGCGAACGAAGCATTTGATGTCGACAATCCTCCCGATTCGCTTGTCCTGCTTTCGATCGGTACCGATTCGAGCGACTTGATCATCACCAACGGTTTCCGAATCTGGCAACGGAGTATGCCAATCGGAGGCAACCATTTTACGCGTCAATTGACCAAGGATTTGAAGTTAACGTTCGCCAAGGCAGAGCACTTGAAGCGGAACGCACGCGAAGCGGTCGATCCCAAATTGATCTTCCAAACGATGCGTCCGGTGTTCAATGACTTGGTGACCGAAGTCCAGCGATCGATCGGATTTTTCCGCAGCATCGACAAGCAGGCCAACGTGGCTGGGATGGTCGTCGCGGGTAACACGGTCAAAATGCCCGGTTTGGCGGCATATTTGAGCAAGAACCTCGGTTTTGAAGTCGACACCCTCGATCGATTCAATCGCTTGACCGGTGACGATGTGTTGGCGATCCCAACCTTCCGCGATAACGCCCCCACGTTCGCGGTCTGTTACGGGCTTTGTTTGCAAGGACTCGATCTGGCCCAAGTTCACGCCAGTTTGGTCCCTCAGGAAATCTTGACCGAACGAATGATTCGGGCCAAGAAACCTTGGACGCTGGTCGCCGTGGCCGCCTTGTTACTCGGATTGATCGGGCACTATTTCTTGACCGAGAAGAATTGGGAGGTCACTCATCCCGATTTGTGGGACGGGGCGGAAAGCGTGGTCCAGCAAATGTCGAGCTACTCCAATCAACATAAGACCGAGGACCAGAAGCTCGAGGCCAAGTTAACGTTCCTCAATGCCCTCGGCAAAGAGGTCTCCGGAAATGCCGAACGCCGCTTGGTGTGGCTAGAAGCGTTGCGCGCGATCAACGGGATGATCCCTCGCGAAACCTTCCCCGATGGGGAGATGCCCGATGCGAAAAATCGCAAACCCTACGAAGACCGTACGGCGATCCATATCACGCAAGTGGAAACCAAGTACTTCGAAGACCTTGCGACGTGGTACACCGAACCGTTGAAACAACGTTATGAGGAAGAAATCGTCAACTGGGAGGCCATCACGCGGCGCAAGGTTTCCGAGGAAATGAAAAATGCTCCCGGCCCCAGCGGTCCCGGTTGGGTGATTCAATTGACCGGATTTCACTACTACAACAGCCCTCAGCGAAAGGGGCGAGAAGGGAGTAACCATGTGCGCAACCTGATGACCACCAACTTCCTAGAGAAGCCCATCGTGTTGCCCGATGGCGAGGGCAAATTGATTAGCTTTACCCCCCAAGAGTTCGGGCTGTCCTATCCGCTGTTGCTCAACGATGACAAGCCCACGACCGTAACGATCGCCAATCCGGCGTATGACGCCGAAGAAGTGCTCAAGGCCCAAACCGCCATCGCCGAGCGAGATTTCCCCGAAGGCAAAACGCTTTCGGACCTCGAGGAGATTGTTGCTACCGAACCGACGCTGCAAGTGCTCCGACTCGACTTCGATTACCAAGTGGTTTGGCAACCGAATATGTTGACCGACCGAATCGAAGCCAAATTGAAGGCCGAGGAAGAGGCCAGAGAGGCCGCAGAATCCGAGGCGCCCGCGGAAACGCCAGCCGACGATTCGGTAGCAATGGGGTCGCAGTAA
- a CDS encoding endonuclease/exonuclease/phosphatase family protein, translating into MPKREMRTMAIKAYRVGFLFILLVSPAANQAAAEQPVRLSVLSYNIHHGEGIDGKLDLQRIAGVIKSVDPDLVALQEVDKKVKRSDSVDQPAELARIVEMQVVFAANIELQGGHYGNAVLSRYPIVHHHNHLLPRVDNGEQRGLIEAEIQVPRLNAPLLLLATHLDHRPNDRERIASTAVINQRVSNQVQRLALLAGDMNAVPESKVLAEIGTKWMSANSVPQPTVPVGKPVKQIDYILAHPRDRWKVVEFKVLDEAVASDHRAVFSVLELLPQQTR; encoded by the coding sequence ATGCCCAAACGAGAAATGAGAACGATGGCGATCAAAGCGTACCGTGTTGGATTTCTGTTTATTTTGTTGGTGTCGCCCGCCGCCAATCAAGCCGCAGCGGAGCAACCCGTCCGACTGAGCGTGCTCAGCTACAATATTCACCACGGTGAAGGGATCGATGGCAAACTCGATCTGCAGCGGATTGCCGGTGTGATTAAGTCGGTCGATCCCGATCTGGTGGCGTTGCAAGAGGTCGACAAGAAGGTGAAACGAAGTGATTCGGTCGATCAACCCGCTGAATTGGCACGGATAGTGGAAATGCAGGTCGTGTTCGCTGCCAATATTGAATTACAAGGAGGGCATTACGGCAACGCGGTGCTGTCACGGTATCCGATCGTACACCATCACAATCATTTGCTTCCCCGTGTCGACAATGGAGAACAACGCGGCTTGATTGAAGCGGAAATCCAAGTTCCGCGTCTGAACGCCCCGCTGCTGTTGTTGGCAACCCATTTGGACCACCGCCCTAACGATCGTGAGCGAATCGCATCGACGGCAGTGATCAACCAACGCGTTAGCAACCAAGTTCAGCGACTGGCCCTCTTGGCGGGCGACATGAACGCGGTTCCTGAGAGCAAAGTGCTTGCCGAAATCGGGACAAAATGGATGTCGGCTAACAGCGTACCGCAGCCCACCGTGCCGGTTGGAAAACCGGTGAAGCAGATTGACTACATTCTTGCTCATCCCCGAGATCGCTGGAAAGTCGTCGAATTCAAAGTCCTCGATGAAGCGGTCGCATCAGATCATCGAGCCGTCTTTTCCGTACTAGAACTGCTGCCCCAGCAAACGAGATAG